The Lysinibacillus sp. FSL W8-0992 genome contains the following window.
ATGTTGATACAGATAAACGGGATCGTATTATTGCAGATTTTAAACGATTTTATGCAGAAAATGGTGGTATCTTATTCCAAGAACCTGGTGTCGAATTAACTGAACTCAAAAAACAATATTTTGCATCCGATACATTGGCATCAGAGCGGATAACGCGCTCAAGGGTAGCCAATGTTTTTAATGTGCCAGTATCCTTCTTAAATGATGTGGAAGGCGGAACAATGGCATCTAATGAACAGTTAATGATTCAATTCGTAAACATGACGTTGTTGCCGATTGTACGCCAATATGAACATGAATTTAATCGGAAATTACTAACGAAAGCTGACCGAAAACAAGGAATGTACTTTAAATTCAACCTTGGAGGTCTTTTGCGAGGCGATACAGCTGCTCGTACAGCTTTTTATCAAGCAATGATACGTTGTGGTGCAATGACACCAGATGAGGTACGAATGCTAGAAGATTTAGCCCCTAAAGGAAGTATGGCTAGCGAACTATGGATTTCGGGTGACTTATATCCACAGGAAATGGATCCAGTATTGCGTAAGTCCTCTGCTGCTACCTCAACTACTGTGGAAGGAGGTGATAAAGGTGAATAAAAAGAAAACATTTTTTGATGTTAAAGCATCGGTTGATGGTAAGTCAGCAGATGTTTTTATTTTGGGCGAAATTACACCTTATGCATGGGAAGAATTTGGTGAAATGTCGTCTGTTGCATTCAAAGAAAAATTAGATATGGTTGGCGAAGTAAATGAACTCCATGTATATGTAAACAGTCCTGGTGGTTCTGTATTTGAAGGAATTGCAATAGGAAACATGTTGAAGCGACATAAAGCTCGTACAATCGCACATGTAGATGCTTTAGCAGCATCAATCGCTAGTGATATTGTTTCTTGTTGTGATGAAGTACGAATGCCTTCTAACGCAATGTTGATGGTTCATAATGCTATGATGGGTGCTTTCGGAAATTCAAACGAATTACGAAAGGTTGCTGATGATTTGGAACGCATTAATGAAATGCAAGTAGAAACATATATAGCTAAAATCGGTGGAAAAACATCTGAAGAAGAAATTCGACGCATGATGGACGAGGAAACTTGGTTATCAGCACAACAAGCGTATGATATTGGTCTTTGTGACGTTATAGAAGGTCCTAACCAAGCCGTTGCTTTAATTGATGACAAGCATAAAGGGACTTTTAGAAATATGCCTTACGCTTTAAAAGAAATGGTTTTAGATTTTTTATCAAATGAAGAACGCGATGCTATTATTGCGGATTCGAAGGCGAATCTAACTTACTTAAAATCTATTAATATAATCTAAGGAGGGCATTTAAATGCCGACATTATACGAATTAAAACAAAATATGGCCACTATTGGTCAACAAGTAGCGAAAATTGATACAGATTTAACAGCAAAAGCAATTGATCCGCAGGCAACACGTGAGGAAATTAAAGCTTTACAAGAACAAAAAGCAGATATGCAAGCTCGTTTTGATGTGATTAAAGCGCAACATGACCAAATGGAGGATGAACAAAAAGCGAAGTTTGCTCAAAATCCACTAGCTCAAATTGATGATCCGAAACAAAAACGTACAGAAGCGTTTGCAACTTTGGTTCGCTCAACTGTGCGTAATCGACCTGTTGAACAAGAGGTTTATGCTGCATTAGGAGATAATACAAGTCCAGCAACTGGTGGCGAAAAGTTCTTACCGAAAACAGTGGCACAAGAAATTATCACTGAGCCATTAGTAAAAAATCCAATGCGTGACTTAGTAACTGTGACAAGTGTGCCGAATTTAGAAATCCCAAAACTATCGTACACGATTGATGATGATGATTTCATTGCGGATACTGAAACAGCAAAAGAATTGAAACTAGAAGGTTCAACAGTAACGTTTGGCCGTTTTAAATCTAAAGTATTTGCAGGCGTATCAGAAACTGTCCTTGCAGGCACTCATACAAATTTAGTATCACATGTTGAAAATTCATTACGATCAGGTTTAGCTGCAAAGGAGAAGAAAGTACAGTTTGCTGCATCACCAAAAGCGGGTGAAGAACACATGAGCTTCTATTCAACTCAAAACGCTATTAAGAAAGTAGAAGGAGCTAATTTATACAAAGCAATCAAAGCTGCAATTGCAGACTTACATGAAGATTATCGTGAAAATGCAAAAATCGTAATGACTTTCGCTGATTACTCAACGATTATTGAAACACTAGCAAATGGTAATGCGACACTTTATGCTGCACAACCTGAACAAATTTTAGGTAAGCCAGTTGTGTTTGTAGATGCTGCAACAAAGCCAATTGTTGGTGACTTCTCATACGCGCACCTTAACTATGATCTAAATGTCTTATACGAAACAGATAAAGATGTTAAAACAGGTGTAAATGCATTTGTTCTTACAGCATGGTTTGACCACCGAATTAAATTAAAATCTGCATTCCGTATCGCAGAAGTAACTCCTACTCCTTAATAAAAGGAATAGGGGTTTTTATTTTAACGAAAGAAGGTGAACTGCATGTACAAAGTAATTAATCGATTTCAAGAAAAAAACCATGACGGCCATGTTTATGAAGTGGGTGACAACTATCCAGCCGATGGTAAAAAGCTAAATAAGGCACGTGCTGAGGCTTTAACAGAAGTCCATGAAGAATATGGGGTAGCATTCTTAAAAGCTGTAGAGGAGCCTAAAAAGGCTACTTCAAAGCAAACGCCTAAAGAGCCTTCCACAGATGAAAAGAGTGATGCTTAATGGAGTTACTGGATGAACTAAAAGAATATTTGCGAATTGATGGGGATGATGAAAATCGTTCCCTTTCTACTTTTATTCAATCAGCACAGTACTACCTTGAAAATGCAGGGGTTAAGCAGCCAACTGACTACTATTTGTCTGTGGAGGGCAAAGAGGTATTTGCACAGCATCGTTTAGCTGTTATGATGCTCGCTACACACTTTTATGAGAATCGTATAGCAAATACGCCTTCCACAATTAAAACGGCTCAACAGCCTATTCCATACGGTTTACAGTCGATGATTCTGCAATTGAAGTGGGTGAATCCTGATGAACTATCAGTACAACAATAATGCTGCTCGTTTAAATAAACGTGTTACGTTCTATAACCCACCAGGACAAATTGTAAATGGTTGGCCTAGTCAAGATTGGACTCCATATAAAAAGTTATGGGCAGAAGTGAAGTCGCAAAAAGGTTACAAAGTATTTAATTCAGATGCTACCCAATGGCAAGGTAAACGTGTTGTTGGTATTCGTTATCGAAACGATATTCATGAGGAAATGCGTGTTGAAATAGCAGGTAAGCTTTATGAAATTGAATCGCTAGTGAATGATGATGAACGTAACCAGTGGCTCACAATCATTGTTATGGAGGTGTTGTAAGTGCGCCTAGAAATGCAAGGAATGGAAGCTATAATGCAGAATCTGTTGAATCTACCACTAGAAGAAGCTGATGAAAACAGAGCTATTAATAAGGCGGCTAAGATTGTCAAAGAAGCTGTTATTGAAGAAGCGCCTGTAGATGATGGAACATTAAAGTCGAATATCAAAGCTAAACGTGCAAAAGATGGAGAAGCTAAGGTTCACACTGGAGGAGCTTATCATTCGCATTTAGTTGAGTTCGGACGTTCCGCAGGAAGTAAATACGCTTTGAAAAATGGCAAGCGTCAATTAGTAACATGGGGAGCTACAGCACCAAATCCATTTTTCACACGTGGTCTTGAAAAAAGTAAAGATACTGCAATAAATGCTATGGCTGATGAAATTAAAAAGGTGTTGAGATTATGATTGATATTGTTGAACATATTCCAAAAACACTTTCGTCATTAAACTTGCCAGTCATTTTTAACAGCGTTCCAACAGGTTCCAAAATCCCAGATCAATATATTACGTTCTTAGAAGTTAATGCAAATCCATCTTTTGAAGCAGCAGATAGAGAGTTAGAAACAGAACGACTTATACAAGTCAACGTTTGGTCAAAAACCAACTACTATCAGCTTGTGGAGGGCATCAAAAGATTAATGGAATCAGCAGGCTATGAACGAACATTTGAATACGATGCACCAAAACAAGAAGGCGATTCGCACTTTAATAAAGTGATACGATTCGTCTTTTTTGATGAATATTAAAATATTAGGAGGTCATGTAAATGGCAGCTACAACGGTAAATGAAAAACCACAGAAAATAAGTTTAAAAAGAATTCACTACGCACTTCTGACAAATGAATCAACTGAAACATGGGGTGACGTTAAAACATTAACGATGCCTATTTCTTTAACTTTAACACCTAACTTTTCAGAAGCATCACTAGATGCTGGAGATCGAGTTGTTGACCAAGAATCACAAATGGACTCTATTACGATTGCAGGTGAAACAGCAGATTTACCAACAGAAGTATTGATTGATTGGTACGGCCATAAAAAGTCTGCAGATGGTGGTATTATCACAAACGCAAATGATACACCAAATGCAATTGCTGTCGGTTTTGAATCAGGATCTAAATTGGTCTGGTTATTAAAAGCTAAATTAAAGCCAGGTGAAGAATCGAACGCTACACGTAAAAAAGGTGAAACAAACTATAAAACATATCCATTCAGTGGTGAGGCGTTGCCTTTGATTGATGGAATCATTAAACACACAGTTGATACACGTGACACAGGCGTTACAGCAACCGCTGAAACATTCTTTGCCTCTGTGAAGAAACCGACAGATGCAGTACCTACACCTTAATTCAGAAGTCCTTTCGAGGGCTTCTTTTCTTTTAAATAAAATTACGTAACTAACGAAAAGGATGGATGAAAAATGCAAATTACAATGTTGATTGATGGAAAAGAGAAAACTTTTACTAACGATTTTATTAAAGCGCGAGTATTTCGAAATGCATTGAAAATGAACGAAAAAATGAAAGAAGCAGGAAATGAAATTACTTTAGATACATTCGATGACATGATTGGTTTTGTTGTGAGTGTTTTCGAAAATCAATTCACGGTGGACGATATGTGGGATGGTATGGAATTGGGACAATTACAATCAGATTTAATGCGTGTATTCAACAGCGTACTTAATATTGGTGGTCTTGAAACAGCGCCTTCCACAGATGATGAGGGAAAGTAAGTAATCTAAGTCCATATCAAAGCATCAAACAATTTTATAAGAGCTTATTAAAAGAAGGTTATAAGTTACATGAAATTGATGAAATGGACATTCATTTTTGGTTCGAACTTTCAGATGAATATGAAGAAATAGAAGAAGTCACAGCCGACGAAATTTCGTGGTTGTGATTTTTATTTTGGCCAAAAAGGCGGTGAGAATATATGGCGGAAATCGGTTCTTTAGAGGTCAGTCTAAGTTTAAATGCAGCTAATTTTAATGGTTCTATTGCACAAGTAAATAGACAAATGACCGCAATGGGTAGTGAGCTAAGAGCATTATCCGAAAGAGGAGATACTTACGGCAAGTCTGTGGATGGCTTAGGTCAAAAGCAAAACATTTTATCTCGTCAATTTGAAGCTGCAGGTGTAAAACTACAAGAACAGCGAAGACGTTACGATGAATTAGTTGCTAGTGGAACAGCATCAGAGGCAGCAATCGAACGGCAGGCAAATGCAGTTAACAGGGCACAAGCTGATTATAATCGATTGGAACGACAACTCTCAGAGGTAACAAATCAGTTACGCATACAATCCTCGCAATGGACGCAAGCAGGGCAACAGATGCAAGAAGCAGGTAACAAACTTAAGTCTGTTGGGGAAAGCATGACGAGTGTCGGGAAAAAACTATCTTTAACAGTCACTGCGCCTATTACAGCTTTAGGCGCTGGAGCATTTAAAGCAGCTGTTGATTTTGAATCAGCGTTTGCAGGTGTTCGTAAAACTGTTGATACAAGTGAAGAAGGATTTAAAAAACTTGAACAAGGCATTCGTGACATGTCCAAACAGTTACCTGCCAGTGCATCTGATATTGCTGCAGTAGCAGAATCAGCAGGGCAATTAGGGATTGCAGAGGATAAGATATTATCTTTCTCACGTACGATTATTGATCTTGGTGAATCAACAAACATGACCCGTGAACAAGCAGCAACAGAGTTTGCTCGTTTTGCAAATATCGTTGGTATGAGTCAAGACAATTTTGACCGTTTAGGATCTTCGATTGTTGGACTTGGTAACACAATGGCTACCACCGAGGCAGAGATTATGTCTATGGGTATGCGACTAGCAGCACAAGGTAAACAAGTAGGTATGTCAGAAGCTCAAATCATGGCGTTAGCAGGTACTATGTCCAGTTTAGGTATACAAGCTGAAATGGGCGGTACGGCAATGACGACTATACTGAAGAAAATCCAATCAGCTGTTGGTTCTGGAGGAAAAGATTTAACTGCATTTGCTAAAGCGGCAGGGATGACTGGTTCGGAATTTAAAAAAGCTTTTGAAACTGATGCAGTTACAGCTTTAGACGCTTTAGTAAAAGGATTAGCAAAATCAGCAGATGGTGGTGCAAACTTAACAACAATACTTGCTGATTTGGGGATTAAAGGCGTCTATGAATCAGATGTTCTATTACGTATGGCTGGAGCGAGTGATCTTTTATCATCTGCTGTAAATACTTCAACGGATGCATGGAAAGAGAATACAGCATTATCAAATGAAGCTTCTCAACGATATGCAACTACAGCATCTCAAATGGCGATGATGAAAAATAAAATAGTTGATATTGGGATTACACTAGGAAACATTTTAATTCCAATGGTAATGAGTGTACTTGAAGTGATAGAGCCTTGGATAGAAAAATTCGCAAGCCTTGGTGAAAAAACTCAAAAACTAATCGTTATCATTGCGGGGATAGCAGCAGCTGTTGGGCCAATAATCGTTGTTATTGGAGCTCTAATATCCAGTATTGGGACTATCATTTCTACATTCGGAACGCTTGCATTAGCAATAGGCGAAGCAGGTGGGATTGTAGCTTTAATTACAGCAAAATTATCCTTTTTAGCTCCTGTGTTTACTGCATTAACTGGACCAATCGGATTAACTATAGCAGCCATAGGTGCAATTGGAACTGGATTAGTTATTGCTTATAAAAAAGTAGATTGGTTCCGTGAAGGCGTTTTAGATATATGGGAAAAGATAAAGAGCCTAACTAGTAATGCATTTGCTGCAGTAAATGAATTTATTAAGGGATATATTGATGATGCTGTAAAATTCGCACGAGAAATAATGGAGAAATTTAGAACGTTTTGGGATGAAAACGGAAGAACAATTATGGATATTGTTCAATTGTATTTTGGGCAAATAAAGGCGAATATCGAAGCAGTTATGATGATCATCAAGGGAGTATACGAAGCTGTTTGGCCAATAATAACAAGTGTTTTCAAAGTCGCTTGGGAAACTATGAAACTAACCGTTGGCAATGCTTTAGATTTTATCCTTGGAGTTATTCAAACCGTAATGAAACTAATCCAAGGCGACTGGAAAGGTGCTTGGGAAACAATTCAACAGACTGCTAAAGACATTATGGAAAATATTAAACAGTATTTCCGAAATGTTGATTTAGCACAAATAGGAAAAGACATTGCTCAGGGATTGATTGATGGTATTGGCAGCATGGTTGAAGGTGTTAAAACAAGTGCGTTCTACATGATGAATCAAATAAATGAAGCGTTTGGTGAAAAGTTTGAATCACTAAAGACAACTATTATTAATTGGTTTACAACGATACCTGGTGTAATTGAATCGAAACTTACTGAATGGGGTAATGTAATATCAAATTGGTTTACTAGCCTTCCAGCAAATACTTCTGCAAAGTTAGAAGAATGGTGGACATCCATTTCTACTTGGTTTTCAAGTGTACCTGGAAAGATAGCAGAAAAGTTAATGGAGTGGGGCGAAGCCTTAAAAAATTGGACAATGGAACAAAATGAAGAGAATAAGAGACAATTTGGAGAATGGGGTACTGCTATTTCTGATTGGTTTTCTAGTATCCCTGAAAAGATTACAACCAAATTAGGAGAATGGCATACTGCCTTAAAAGATTGGTTTACTTCCATACCAAGTGAGATTACAACAAAACTTGATGAGTGGTGGACTGCTTTTTCTAATTGGTTCGAAGAAACTTCTGAAGGTATTACTTCTAAACTTGATGAATGGGGAAAATCAATATCTGATTGGTTTAGTGAAATGCCTTCCAATATTGGAGATTGGTTGTCCGATTGGTGGACGAAAATCTCAACTTGGTTTAGTGAAATTCCTGAGAAAATCACTGCCAAACTAGAAGAATGGTGGGTAGCCATTAAGGACTGGTTTGATGGTGTCCCTGGTAAAGCTGAAATCAAAGATATGGGTAAGAAAATGATTGATAAGGTTTCTGAAGGTAATAAAGAAAAGAAACCAGAGCTACTCGATAAGTTAGGTAAAATTATTGTTGACGTTGCATTAGGTGCACTTGCCGTTGCAGGAGTTGCATTGTTAGCTGCAGGACGAGAAATAATTAAACGCCTAATTGCAGGGAT
Protein-coding sequences here:
- a CDS encoding head maturation protease, ClpP-related, producing MNKKKTFFDVKASVDGKSADVFILGEITPYAWEEFGEMSSVAFKEKLDMVGEVNELHVYVNSPGGSVFEGIAIGNMLKRHKARTIAHVDALAASIASDIVSCCDEVRMPSNAMLMVHNAMMGAFGNSNELRKVADDLERINEMQVETYIAKIGGKTSEEEIRRMMDEETWLSAQQAYDIGLCDVIEGPNQAVALIDDKHKGTFRNMPYALKEMVLDFLSNEERDAIIADSKANLTYLKSINII
- a CDS encoding phage major capsid protein, coding for MPTLYELKQNMATIGQQVAKIDTDLTAKAIDPQATREEIKALQEQKADMQARFDVIKAQHDQMEDEQKAKFAQNPLAQIDDPKQKRTEAFATLVRSTVRNRPVEQEVYAALGDNTSPATGGEKFLPKTVAQEIITEPLVKNPMRDLVTVTSVPNLEIPKLSYTIDDDDFIADTETAKELKLEGSTVTFGRFKSKVFAGVSETVLAGTHTNLVSHVENSLRSGLAAKEKKVQFAASPKAGEEHMSFYSTQNAIKKVEGANLYKAIKAAIADLHEDYRENAKIVMTFADYSTIIETLANGNATLYAAQPEQILGKPVVFVDAATKPIVGDFSYAHLNYDLNVLYETDKDVKTGVNAFVLTAWFDHRIKLKSAFRIAEVTPTP
- a CDS encoding head-tail connector protein, with the protein product MELLDELKEYLRIDGDDENRSLSTFIQSAQYYLENAGVKQPTDYYLSVEGKEVFAQHRLAVMMLATHFYENRIANTPSTIKTAQQPIPYGLQSMILQLKWVNPDELSVQQ
- a CDS encoding phage head closure protein; amino-acid sequence: MNYQYNNNAARLNKRVTFYNPPGQIVNGWPSQDWTPYKKLWAEVKSQKGYKVFNSDATQWQGKRVVGIRYRNDIHEEMRVEIAGKLYEIESLVNDDERNQWLTIIVMEVL
- a CDS encoding HK97-gp10 family putative phage morphogenesis protein codes for the protein MRLEMQGMEAIMQNLLNLPLEEADENRAINKAAKIVKEAVIEEAPVDDGTLKSNIKAKRAKDGEAKVHTGGAYHSHLVEFGRSAGSKYALKNGKRQLVTWGATAPNPFFTRGLEKSKDTAINAMADEIKKVLRL
- a CDS encoding major tail protein, which produces MAATTVNEKPQKISLKRIHYALLTNESTETWGDVKTLTMPISLTLTPNFSEASLDAGDRVVDQESQMDSITIAGETADLPTEVLIDWYGHKKSADGGIITNANDTPNAIAVGFESGSKLVWLLKAKLKPGEESNATRKKGETNYKTYPFSGEALPLIDGIIKHTVDTRDTGVTATAETFFASVKKPTDAVPTP
- the gpG gene encoding phage tail assembly chaperone G, coding for MQITMLIDGKEKTFTNDFIKARVFRNALKMNEKMKEAGNEITLDTFDDMIGFVVSVFENQFTVDDMWDGMELGQLQSDLMRVFNSVLNIGGLETAPSTDDEGK
- a CDS encoding phage tail tape measure protein, which gives rise to MAEIGSLEVSLSLNAANFNGSIAQVNRQMTAMGSELRALSERGDTYGKSVDGLGQKQNILSRQFEAAGVKLQEQRRRYDELVASGTASEAAIERQANAVNRAQADYNRLERQLSEVTNQLRIQSSQWTQAGQQMQEAGNKLKSVGESMTSVGKKLSLTVTAPITALGAGAFKAAVDFESAFAGVRKTVDTSEEGFKKLEQGIRDMSKQLPASASDIAAVAESAGQLGIAEDKILSFSRTIIDLGESTNMTREQAATEFARFANIVGMSQDNFDRLGSSIVGLGNTMATTEAEIMSMGMRLAAQGKQVGMSEAQIMALAGTMSSLGIQAEMGGTAMTTILKKIQSAVGSGGKDLTAFAKAAGMTGSEFKKAFETDAVTALDALVKGLAKSADGGANLTTILADLGIKGVYESDVLLRMAGASDLLSSAVNTSTDAWKENTALSNEASQRYATTASQMAMMKNKIVDIGITLGNILIPMVMSVLEVIEPWIEKFASLGEKTQKLIVIIAGIAAAVGPIIVVIGALISSIGTIISTFGTLALAIGEAGGIVALITAKLSFLAPVFTALTGPIGLTIAAIGAIGTGLVIAYKKVDWFREGVLDIWEKIKSLTSNAFAAVNEFIKGYIDDAVKFAREIMEKFRTFWDENGRTIMDIVQLYFGQIKANIEAVMMIIKGVYEAVWPIITSVFKVAWETMKLTVGNALDFILGVIQTVMKLIQGDWKGAWETIQQTAKDIMENIKQYFRNVDLAQIGKDIAQGLIDGIGSMVEGVKTSAFYMMNQINEAFGEKFESLKTTIINWFTTIPGVIESKLTEWGNVISNWFTSLPANTSAKLEEWWTSISTWFSSVPGKIAEKLMEWGEALKNWTMEQNEENKRQFGEWGTAISDWFSSIPEKITTKLGEWHTALKDWFTSIPSEITTKLDEWWTAFSNWFEETSEGITSKLDEWGKSISDWFSEMPSNIGDWLSDWWTKISTWFSEIPEKITAKLEEWWVAIKDWFDGVPGKAEIKDMGKKMIDKVSEGNKEKKPELLDKLGKIIVDVALGALAVAGVALLAAGREIIKRLIAGIQETKASLETKVKEIKEMIENKIKEVNLLQIGRDIVAGLIKGIGEKFEGVKQKIEELASKLPQWAKDKLGIKSPSRVMMEVGKWTGEGLAVGIESTQARNESAMKELGQLLIDVTKSNQDEVTKIADEAEKERTKIQQDAAKKKLEIENKLGVDLQKADNTISAKKKGATANDNIKIQQLKETANTKIVKLEQDMQDKLKKVNDKAWSDMVKKEEKAASERLKVIKQYIADKESTDELSLATEEHILEQSLKLFKDGTAEKIEVQKMYKKITESINKEKEAIDKTYMDNVKKLNDEYIKEEERLTKVYEDEFDKRRNAYYSFAGLFDEVAQRDVTGATLIAALQSQVTAFEDWQKNITSLASKGINEGLLAELQAMGPKAGAEIAALNTLTEEQLAEYTELWKTKNEQARTQAEAELVQLKQNTEKQINELKLKTSEQLRIYQNDWRNSMIALKGNVKTELAEMPNIGVYAVSGLIQGMMSKQGDLMNAAQSLAAIVAGAFTSALDIHSPSRVMRGYGVNIGEGLVLGINDMVGKVAGATKRLATAVTDGSYKSTPASNTSSSTTNNTENNYNLTVNSPKPLDPYETARLSKNGWKEIALQI